The DNA segment CTCGACCATCGGCGCGGGATTCACCGCAAAAAGCCGGGCGCACTCCGACATGCGGCGGGCGGCGGCGTGCAGGTGCGGATAGATCCACGAGTTGCACTGATCGAGCCAGACCTCCCAGTAGCCCTTGTTGCCCCAGCTCGAGGCGGACGGGGTCACGATCTGCTGCGTCGGGTGACGCCGCAGATAATCGCTCGGCGAGACCAATTGGAACGTCGACTGGTCGAAAGCCGCCTTGCGCAGGAAAAGATTCAGAAACTCCGGCCCCTCGAACCACCAATGGCCGAAGAGCTCCGCGTCGAACGGGCTCATCACAATCGGCTCGACGGGCAGCACCCCGCTGAGGTGCTCGATCTGCTTCACGCGACTGTCGAGGAAATGCCCCGCGTGAGAATCCGCCGCGGCGGCGGCCCAGCCGAGGTTGTAGAGTTCCTTCTCTTTCCCCTGCCCGGTGATGCGGTGGTATTTCACACCCGTGTAGCGACGGTGATCCGTCGGCATGAATTTCCCGAGATAATCGAGCGGCAGATCCTGTCCGATATCGCGGTAAAAATCACGATAGGCAGAATCGCCGGGGTAGCCTTCGCGCTGACTCCAGACCTGCCGGCTGGAATCCCGATCGCGGCCAAAGACCGCCGGCCCCGCGGGCGTGAAATACGGCGCGTAGATCGCAAAACGCGGCTTCGGCTGGCCAAACATCAGGCCGTGGGCGTCCACGACGAACCACCGAATGTTCGCCTCCTGGAGGATGCGGCCGACGGCGGGCACATAGGCGCATTCCGGCAGCCAGATGCCGGCCGGCTGGCGGCCGAAGCACTCCACGTAGGAGTCGCGCCCGATGAGAACCTGCGCGCGCATCGCCTCGGGGTATTCCTCCATGAGGGGAAGGAAACCGTGAGTGGCCGCACAGGTGATGATCTCGACGACGCCGTCCTTCTGCAGCTGGGCAAACGCGCCGACGATATCGCGATTGAGGTCTTTCGTGTAGAACGACAGCGCCTCGGAAAACCGCCGGAGGTAAAAACGCGCGAGGTCGTTCTGCGCCGCATCCGCCTCCGTTCGCACGACCTCTGCCTCGGAAAGCGCAACGCCGCGGGCGAGGTAGCGCTCCGCGCGGCTTTGCAGCAGCGGATCCCGCAGCATTTCGCAGAGCGACGGCGTCATCGTGAACGTCAGCCGCGTCGGCACACGCTCGGCGACGAGCTGCCGCAGCATCCGCAGCAACGGGATGTAGGTTTCCGCGATCGCCTCGTAGAGCCAGTCTTCCTCCAGGAAGTCTTCATGCTCCGGATGGCGGACGAACGGCAAGTGAGCGTGAAGAATGAGAGCCAGGGAACCTTTCGACATCAGGAGAGTCCCAAAAATAGGCCGCCCACTCCGCAGGCGCCAGCAAGATTGAGTTGCCCGCCCGCAAAAGCCGCCGTTACGTTCCCTATCCCGTCGTCATGCTCCGCCGCATCCTCTTCAGCCTGATTTTCGCCACCTCGGCCCTCGCCGCGGATGTTCCTGGCGACAAGGACCGGCAGGCCGCGTTCGAGCGCCTGAGCAACGAAGCCCTCGCGACGAAGCTGATCGACCAGGCCGCCGCGGACATCAAGGTCGGCCATTACGAGGCGGCCTTGAAGAAGTCCGAAGCCGCCGAGGCGATCCGCCCCAACGACCCGGCGATTCTCAATACGAAGGGCGCCGCGCTCCTGGAACTGAAGCGCTTTTCCGAAGCCGGGAAGGCCTTCGATGTGGCGACGGAACTCGACCCGAACGCCTTCGCTCCGCAATTCAACAAGGGCGAAATGTTCACTTCCCAAAAAAAATACTCCGACGCCGCGGTGCAGTTTGCCGTGCTGAGATCCCGTTTCGGCGACCTCCCGCTCCTCAAATACGAGATCTACCTCTGCTACGCGCTTCAGGGGCAGAAAGACCTCGCGGAGGATGCCCTGCTCGCGATGCGCTACCCCGCCGACGGCGCAGCCTGGTATTACGCTCACGCCGTGGACCAGATTCAGTCCGGCAACAGGAAAGAAGGGCGCCGGCTGATCTCCGCCGCCGAGGCCATCCACTCCGACGATCTCGAAAACTATCGCGACAGCCTGCGCGACGCCGGCCTGCTCCCGTAAAAATTTCCATGCCATCCAAGAAGAAGAAAAAACGCGTGCTCGTGACCGGTGCCGCCGGGTTCATCGGCAGCGCACTCGTCCACGCCCTCAATCAGCGCGGCCAGGAAAACATTCTCGTCACCGACATCCTCGGGACCGACGAGAAATGGCGAAACCTGAACGCCCTCCGCTTCGACGATTACCTCCAGTCCGACGAATTGCTCGAGGCCGTCACTTTCGAAACGCTCGGCCCGATCGACACGATCTTCCATCTCGGCGCCTGCTCCGCGACCACCGAGAAGGATGGCGATTACCTCATCGAGAATAACTACCGCTACACCCAGCGCCTGGCGGAATGGGCTCTCGCGAACGGCGCGCGCTTCGTCTACGCCTCCTCCGCCGCCACCTACGGCGACGGCGCCCAGGGCATGGACGACCGCGATCCGCAGCTCTCGCGCCTGCGTCCACTCAATCTTTACGGCTACTCGAAGCACCTCTTCGACCTGCACGCGCAACGTCGCGGCTATCTCGACGACATCGTCGGCATCAAGTATTTCAACGTCTACGGGCCGAACGAGTGGCACAAGGGCGAGATGCGCAGCCTCGTCTGCAAGGCCTACCAGCAGATCGTCGAGACCGGGAAGATCCGTCTTTTCAAGAGCTACAAACCGGAATACCGCGACGGCGAGCAGATGCGCGACTTCGTCTACGTGAAGGACGCCGTTGCGATGACCCTCCATCTCGCCGAGTCGAAAAAGGCGGGCGGGCTCTACAACGTCGGCTCCGGCGTCGCCCGCACGTGGGTGGACCTCGGTCGCGCCATCTTCACCGCGCTCGGCCGCGAGCCGAATATCGAGTTCATCGAAATGCCCGAGAGCATTCGCGAGCAATACCAGTATTACACCTGCGCCGACGTCTCGAAGGTGCGCGACACCGGTTACGATGCCGAGACGGCCTCGCTCGAGGACGCGGTGCACGACTACGTCACGAATTACCTCGTCCCCAACCGCCACCTCGGCGACGAAGCCTGATGCGCACGCCCGTCACCATCCTCACCGGCTTCCTCGGCGCGGGAAAAACCACGCTGCTGAATCGCATCCTCACCGAGAATCACGGCCAGCGCATCGCCGTCATCGAAAACGAATTTGGCGAGATCGGCATCGACCACGAGCTCGTCGTGCAGAGCGACGAGGAGATTTTCGAGATGAACAACGGCTGCATCTGCTGCACCGTGCGCGGCGACCTCATCCGCATCCTCGGCCGCCTAATGAAGCGGCGCGACAAGTTCGACCGCGTCCTCATCGAGACCACCGGCCTCGCGGATCCCGGCCCTGTCGTTCAGACGTTCTTCATGGACGACGACATGAAGGAACACTTCGTCGTCGACGCGATCGTGACCGTGGTCGACGCGAAGCACATCCTGCTCCATCTCGACGACAGCTCCGAGGCCCGCGAGCAGGTGGCCTTCGCCGACGTGCTGCTTCTCAACAAGGGCGATCTCGTCACTCCCGCCGATCTCGACGCCCTCGATCGTCGCCTGCGGGGCATCAACGCTCTCGCGACGATTCATCGCACCGTCAGCAGCGACATCGCGATCGAGAAGGTGCTGGGCATCGGCGCCTTCACCCTCGACCACGCCATGGAGGTCGATCCCCATTTCCTCGAGGACGCGGCACCCGCGCATGACGAGCACGACCACGAATGCGGCGAAGATTGCGAGCACGAGCATCACCACCATCATCATCATCACGATGATGACGTCACCAGCGTCGGCATCGAGGCGGCGGGTGATTGCGACGGACGCAAGCTGAACGGCTGGCTCTCCGAACTCGTGCGCGTGCAGGGGCAGGACATTTTCCGCATGAAGGGCGTGTTCGCCGTCGCGGGAAATCCGGATCGCATCGTTTTCCAGGGCGTGCACATGCTCATCGATGGCGCGAATGGCGGCCCGTGGGGCGCGCGCCCGCGCACGAACAGGCTCGTCTTCATCGGTCGCAATCTCGACCGGGCCGCGCTGAATGCGGGCTTCCGCGCCTGCCTCGTTTAACCGACGCGTCGCCATGAAGCTCGCTGAACACGCCCGACTTTCCGCCGGCGATCACATCCTCGGATTATCGTGGGCCGCGGACGGCGAAAGCCTCGCGGTCACGCCCGCAAGCGGGCCGATCCTGGTGCGCCGCGAAAGCGACGTGCGTGAACTCCCCGACCACGGCCTCGGCAACGGCGCGGCGGTTTTTCATCCCTCCGAGGCCCTTCTCGCCACGGCCGGCACCGACGGACGCATTCGCCTGCACGATTTCGCGGCCCCGCCCCGCGAAATTGCGCTCGGCAAGGGCTGGATCGAGCGCCTCGCCTGGAGCCCCGACGGCGCCCATCTCGCCACCGGCCACGGCAAACGCCTTGTCATTCTCGACCAGACCGGAGCGCCGGCTCAGGAATTCGCCGCGCACAAGAGCACCGTCGCCGACTTCGCGTGGAATCCCCGGGAGCCGCACGAGATTGCGAGCGTCGCCGACGGCGGCGCGACGATGTGGCGTCTCGGCGAGGAGGAGCCGTTTGCCCGCTTCGACTGGGGCGGCGCCAGCCTGCTGGCCGACTGGAGCCCGGACGGCCGCTGGCTCGCCACGGGCGACCAGACCACGAGCGTCCACGTCTACGACTTCACGCGGGACTACCCGCTGCACATCCAGGGCTACGAGACCAAGGTCAAGGCGCTCGCCTTCAACAGCGCGTCGCGCAAGCTTGCGACCGGCGGCGGCCAGCTCGTGACCGTCTGGCCCTGCACGGGAAAGCACGGCCCCGAGGGCGCCGTGCCAAAGCAACTTCCCGGCCACACCGGCGACAGCATCGCCCTTGCCTACCGCCGCGGCAGCGACTGGCTCGCCTCGGGTGGCACGGATGGACGCCTCATCCTTTTCGAGCCCGAGAGCTCTGGCCAGCCGCGGGCCAGCCTGTCCCTCGATTCCGCCGTAACGACCATCGCCTGGCACCCGGCCGATCCCATTCTCGCGGCCGGCACGGAAAATGGTGATGTCGTGCTCGTTCACGTTGCCACCAAATGACCGGATCCATTCTCATCACCGGCGCCAGCCGCGGCATCGGCCTCGCCCTCAGCATCGCGTTCGCAAAAGCCGAATGGACGGTCTTCGCGGGCGCCCGGCGTCCCCGCACGCCGCTGCTCTGGAACGCATCCCAGGAATTTCCGAACCTCCACCCCTTTCCGCTCAATGTCACGGACGACATCTCGGTCGGCGAAGCCGCCGCCGCGCTCGCTCGCGAGACCGACTCGCTCGACGTGCTCGTCAACAACGCCGCCGTGTTTCCGGGCGAAGGCAACGAGCGCCTCGAGGATCTCGATCTCGAATGGTTCGCCGAAGCCATCGAGACCAATGTCACCGGCGTTGCCCGCGTCACCCGCGCTTTCCTGCCATGGCTCCGCCGGGGCATCCACCCCCGAATCATCAACATCTCCTCCGGCGCCGGCTCCATCGCCGACAAGGAGGACTTCAACTACTATCCCTATTCGGTTTCGAAGGCCGCGCTGAACATGCTCACCCGCGCGATGGCCGCGGAATTTCGGCCGTCCGGAATCGCCGTCACCGCGCTCAGCCCCGGCTGGGTGAAAACCGAAATGGGCGGTCCGAATGCGCCCCTCACGGCCGAGCAATCCGCCCGCAGCCTCTACACGACGATCGGCCGGCTCACGCTCGCAGATTCCGGCCGCTTCCTCGGCCGAGACGGCCAGAGCAGCGATTACACCTGGTAGATGGCGAGGGTCATATCCCGCGCTCGCGCTTCACCAGCGCGATGGATTCGCGAAAAACTCCACCCGCCGTTTCCACCTCCGACGCCAGCGCCGCGACGCTGCCAGCCTTTGCCTGCGTCTCGATGCGGGCCATCACGCCGCTAAACCCGGTGAAGCCAAAATTCGCCGCGCTGCCTTTGGCCTGGTGGGCCGCCCGGGCGAGCTGCACCGCATCGCCAGCCGCCGCCGCATTCGCGGCTTCCTTCAAAATCCGGGGCAGATCGATCTCGAACTCCCGGTAGATCTCGACGAAGTCCGGCGTGAAGCCGTCGGCAATCATGTCGAGCTGCTCCCAATCTATGGCGGGGGAAGTCATAGGCGGCGAGTGTGCCGTCGGACCGAAAATTTCGCAACGCCGAATGCTCGGAGTCGAACGATCAAATCGGCCAGCGCAGCACCGCAGGCTGCTCGATCGCTGCCGCCAGCAGACGCAGGTAGCGGAGCCGGGGAATCTCGATGGCGCCGAATTGCGCGAGGTGCGGCGTAGTCCATTGCGTGTCGAGCAACGAAAAGCCGCCGGCCAAGAGAATGCGCGACAGCCAGACCAGGGCGACCTTCGAGGCATGCGTGCGCCGGTGGAACATCGACTCGCCGAAGAACGCGCCGCCGATCGCCACGCCATAAAGCCCGCCCGCCAGCTCGCCATCGCGCCAGACCTCGACGGAGTGCGCGTGGCCCAGCTGGTGCAGGCGCACGAAGCTCGCAACGATGATGTCGTCGATCCACGTCTCCGCCCGCTCCGCGCAGGCGCGCATCACCGCCTCGAACTCCGTGTTCACCCGAACCTCCCATTCCGGGTCGCGCATCGCCTGGCGCGTGCCGTGGGGAACATGGAAGCTCTCGAGCGGGATCACGCCGCGACGCTGGGGACTGAACCACTGGATGTCCCCCGGCGCGACCGCCATCGGGAAGGCGCCCTGTCGATACGCACTCAGCAGGAGTTCGGGCGGAATGAGGATTGCCATGACAGGCCGATTTTCTATGCTGCCGCGGTGAAAATCGCCTTCATTCTTTGCGGAATCTGCATAAGCGCCCTCCTCGCCGGCTGTGCCGTGGCGGAGAGCGACGGCAGTGAAGTCGGCACACAATTTCAACGCGGCATCCAGGGCCAGGGACAGATCGTGCCCAACAACGCGACCAGCGACTCCTTCGGCTCCGACTACCGCTAGCTCACCGTCCTCACTCTCATCCTGCCCATGCCCGACGCCCTCACGCCCGCGTCGAAGATCGTCATTCTCGACTTCGGCTCCCAATACACTCAGGTCATCGCCCGCCGCGTGCGCGAGTGCCGCGTCTATTCGGAAATCCTTCCACACACCACCACCGCCGCGGAGATCAGAAAGCTCGGCGCGAATGGCGTGATTCTCTCCGGCGGCCCGGCCAGCGTTTACGCCAAGGGCGCGCCGAAGGTGGACAGGAAGATTTTCGCGCTCGGCATTCCCGTGCTCGGCATCTGCTACGGCATGCAGCTCATCGCGCACAATCTCGGCGGCAAGGTCGAGCGCTCGACGCACCGCGAATACGGCGCCGGCATGCTCACGGCGTCGAAAGGCTGCCCTCTCTTCGCGAAGATGCCGGCCAGAATCGAGGTTTGGAACAGCCACGGCGACAAGATCACGAAGCTGCCCACGGGCTTCACGCCAATGGGCACGACCGAAAATTCGCCGCACGCGGTGATCGGCGACCCGACCCGCGGCATCTACGGCATGCAATTCCACCCCGAAGTCGTCCACACGCCTCGCGGCAAGGAAATCGTCGCGAACTTCGTGCACCGCATCTGCGGCTGCGGCGACGACTGGACGATGGGCTCCTTCATCGAGCAAACCTGCGAGGCGATTCGCGCCCAGGTGGGCGAAGACCGGGTCATCCTCGGCCTGAGCGGCGGCGTGGATTCCTCCGTCGCGGCGGCGCTGCTGCACAAGGCGATCGGCGACCAGCTCACGTGCATCTTCGTGGACAACGGCCTCATTCGCAAAGGCGAGCGCGAGGCGGTCGAGAAGCTTTTCGGCGACCACTTCCACATCAAGCTTCAGGTCGTCGACGCCTCGAAGCGCTTCCTCACGAAGCTCAAGGGCGTCACCGATCCCGAGAAGAAGCGCAAGATCATCGGCAACGAGTTCATCAAGGTCTTCGAGCAGGCCGCCCGGGAGCTGAAGGCCTCCGTCAAGGGCAGCCACGGCTACAAGTTCCTCGCGCAGGGCACGCTGTATCCCGACGTCATCGAGTCCGTCGCCATCGGCGGCAACCCCGCGGCGCTCATCAAGAGCCACCACAACGTCGGCGGCCTGCCCGAGCGCATGAAGTTCCAACTCGTCGAGCCCCTGCGCCAGCTTTTCAAGGACGAGGTCCGCGAGGTGGGCGTTGAACTCGGCCTGCCCCGCGAAGTCGTCGGCCGCCAGCCGTTTCCCGGGCCCGGTCTCGCCGTGCGCGTGCTCGGCGACCTCACCGCCGAGAAACTCCGCATCGTGCGCGACGCCGACGTGATCGTCATCGAGGAGATGAAGGCCGCGGACTGGTATTACAAGGTCTGGCAATCCTTCGCCGTGCTCCTGCCCTGCCGCAGCGTCGGCGTGATGGGCGACGAACGCACCTATGACTTCACGATTGCCCTGCGCATCGTGGAGAGCCAGGACGGCATGACCGCGAACTGGGTGCGCGTTCCCTACGAGCTGCTCGCGCGGATCTCGAGCCGCATCATCAACGAGGTGAAGGGCGTGAACCGCGTCGTCTACGACGTCTCGAGCAAACCGCCCGCCACGATCGAGTGGGAATAGTTTCTCGCGATCAATCCCTCTCCGCGGAGAGAAAGGAACATGGCCGCGCCGAGACCATCGGTGCCGTGGAGACGTCCAATGGTGAAACGGTCGCGGTCGACATGCGGGGCGACCCCGCCCCGGGAGGAAACTGATCTCCGGCAATTCCTTGTCGGCGCCGCGCGCAGTCGCTATGCGTGACGCCACCATGCATAGTGGAAGGGCCATTTATCCGGGCAGCTTCGATCCAGTCACCCGCGGCCACCTCGACGTCATTCAGCGAGCGCGAGCCATGTTCCCGCAGCTCATCGTCGCCGTCGCCCGCAACGAGCCCAAGGGCCCGCTCTTTTCCGCGGAAGAGCGCGCCCGCCTCATCCGGAAATCCCTGCCCGCCGACTCCGGCGTGCGCGTGGAAACCTTCGATCAGCTGCTCGTCGAGTTCGCGCAGCAGCAGGATACCTTCGTCGTCATTCGCGGCCTGCGCGCCGTTTCGGATTTCGAATTCGAGTTTCAGATGGCGCTCATGAACCGCCGGCTCGAGCCGCGGCTGGAAACGGTCTTCCTCACGCCACAGGAGGAGTTCACCTTCCTGAGTTCGCGCATCGTGAAGGAAGTCGCCCGACTCGGCGGCGACGTCACGCCCTTCGTGCCCGCGCACGTCGCCAGTTCTCTGAAAGAGAAGTTCGCGAAAGGTTGAGTCGGACGGCCAAAAAAACGAAAGCTCCCGGAATTTTCCGGATTTCCTGTTTTCCAGATTCCAATTTGTAGCGGAAACTCCCGAAGTCCGCTGCGTTCTCGCCTCAGCCCTTCCGCCGCAATGAAAATTCATCTTCGCCAGATTCCGCAGGACACCACCGTCCACCTCACCGACGAGCTCGATCCCGCCTTCCTCGAGCTCGATCCCGAGGAAGCCACTGCGATCACGCCGGTGCATTGCGCCCTCGATGTCGGCGTATCCGGCGGCGGATTATTCGCCACCGGCCGCATCACCGTCGGCATCCGGCTGACGTGCGTGAAATGCCTGAACGAGTTCGATACGACCTTCGTCGTGCCCGATTTCGCAGCCCAGGTGGAACTCGACGGTCGTGAATCCGTGGACTTGACCCCGGAGATTCGCGAAGATATTCTCCTCGTCTTGCCTACCCATCCGCGATGCGATGCGGACGGCAGGACCAAATGTCCCGCCACGTTCCGGAGCGCGCCCGCCGCGCCCTTGACCGAAGAAGTGGAACCCTCCACCTGGAGTGCGCTGGACCAAATCAAACCGAAGAAATAACCTAAACGCTTTCCAGTCATGGGAGTTCCGAAACGTAAAACCTCGAAAATGCGCCTGCGCACCCGCAAGGCGGCGAACCGCTGGCATGCTCCCAAGCTTGCCAAGTGCCCGCAATGCAGCGCCGCTGTGCTCAGCCACATCGCCTGCCCGTCCTGCGGCTACTACAAAGGCCGTCAGGTCCTCACGATCGAGGCTCACTAACATTTTTTCCCGCTGTTCCCAAGTCTATGAGGGTGGCCCTCGACGCCATGGGGGGAGATTTCGCCCCCAAGAATGCCATTGCCGGTGCGGCCATGGCGCTCCGCGAGCTCAAGGACCTCAAAAAGCTTTATCTGACCGGAGATGAAGCACAGCTCACTCGTGAGCTGAAGGCGAACAAGTGCAACGACCGGCGCATTGAGATCGTCCATACGACGCAGGTCGTGGAGATGACCGATCACGCCGTCGAGGCCGTCCGGAAAAAGAAGGACTCTTCGGTCAATCGCGCCGTCGACATCGTCAAGAGGGGCGATGCTGACGCCGTCGTGAGCGCCGGGCACACAGGGGCGA comes from the Chthoniobacterales bacterium genome and includes:
- the aat gene encoding leucyl/phenylalanyl-tRNA--protein transferase, with amino-acid sequence MAILIPPELLLSAYRQGAFPMAVAPGDIQWFSPQRRGVIPLESFHVPHGTRQAMRDPEWEVRVNTEFEAVMRACAERAETWIDDIIVASFVRLHQLGHAHSVEVWRDGELAGGLYGVAIGGAFFGESMFHRRTHASKVALVWLSRILLAGGFSLLDTQWTTPHLAQFGAIEIPRLRYLRLLAAAIEQPAVLRWPI
- a CDS encoding GTP-binding protein → MRTPVTILTGFLGAGKTTLLNRILTENHGQRIAVIENEFGEIGIDHELVVQSDEEIFEMNNGCICCTVRGDLIRILGRLMKRRDKFDRVLIETTGLADPGPVVQTFFMDDDMKEHFVVDAIVTVVDAKHILLHLDDSSEAREQVAFADVLLLNKGDLVTPADLDALDRRLRGINALATIHRTVSSDIAIEKVLGIGAFTLDHAMEVDPHFLEDAAPAHDEHDHECGEDCEHEHHHHHHHHDDDVTSVGIEAAGDCDGRKLNGWLSELVRVQGQDIFRMKGVFAVAGNPDRIVFQGVHMLIDGANGGPWGARPRTNRLVFIGRNLDRAALNAGFRACLV
- the rpmF gene encoding 50S ribosomal protein L32, producing the protein MGVPKRKTSKMRLRTRKAANRWHAPKLAKCPQCSAAVLSHIACPSCGYYKGRQVLTIEAH
- a CDS encoding SDR family oxidoreductase, whose protein sequence is MTGSILITGASRGIGLALSIAFAKAEWTVFAGARRPRTPLLWNASQEFPNLHPFPLNVTDDISVGEAAAALARETDSLDVLVNNAAVFPGEGNERLEDLDLEWFAEAIETNVTGVARVTRAFLPWLRRGIHPRIINISSGAGSIADKEDFNYYPYSVSKAALNMLTRAMAAEFRPSGIAVTALSPGWVKTEMGGPNAPLTAEQSARSLYTTIGRLTLADSGRFLGRDGQSSDYTW
- a CDS encoding 1,4-alpha-glucan branching protein domain-containing protein: MSKGSLALILHAHLPFVRHPEHEDFLEEDWLYEAIAETYIPLLRMLRQLVAERVPTRLTFTMTPSLCEMLRDPLLQSRAERYLARGVALSEAEVVRTEADAAQNDLARFYLRRFSEALSFYTKDLNRDIVGAFAQLQKDGVVEIITCAATHGFLPLMEEYPEAMRAQVLIGRDSYVECFGRQPAGIWLPECAYVPAVGRILQEANIRWFVVDAHGLMFGQPKPRFAIYAPYFTPAGPAVFGRDRDSSRQVWSQREGYPGDSAYRDFYRDIGQDLPLDYLGKFMPTDHRRYTGVKYHRITGQGKEKELYNLGWAAAAADSHAGHFLDSRVKQIEHLSGVLPVEPIVMSPFDAELFGHWWFEGPEFLNLFLRKAAFDQSTFQLVSPSDYLRRHPTQQIVTPSASSWGNKGYWEVWLDQCNSWIYPHLHAAARRMSECARLFAVNPAPMVERILRQMARELLLAQSSDWAFLMKTGTAREYATQRTKEHLLRFTRLYEKLVAGEGDEEFVEFCESRDSLFADIQWRYYA
- the coaD gene encoding pantetheine-phosphate adenylyltransferase, which produces MRDATMHSGRAIYPGSFDPVTRGHLDVIQRARAMFPQLIVAVARNEPKGPLFSAEERARLIRKSLPADSGVRVETFDQLLVEFAQQQDTFVVIRGLRAVSDFEFEFQMALMNRRLEPRLETVFLTPQEEFTFLSSRIVKEVARLGGDVTPFVPAHVASSLKEKFAKG
- the rfaD gene encoding ADP-glyceromanno-heptose 6-epimerase, encoding MPSKKKKKRVLVTGAAGFIGSALVHALNQRGQENILVTDILGTDEKWRNLNALRFDDYLQSDELLEAVTFETLGPIDTIFHLGACSATTEKDGDYLIENNYRYTQRLAEWALANGARFVYASSAATYGDGAQGMDDRDPQLSRLRPLNLYGYSKHLFDLHAQRRGYLDDIVGIKYFNVYGPNEWHKGEMRSLVCKAYQQIVETGKIRLFKSYKPEYRDGEQMRDFVYVKDAVAMTLHLAESKKAGGLYNVGSGVARTWVDLGRAIFTALGREPNIEFIEMPESIREQYQYYTCADVSKVRDTGYDAETASLEDAVHDYVTNYLVPNRHLGDEA
- the guaA gene encoding glutamine-hydrolyzing GMP synthase, with protein sequence MPDALTPASKIVILDFGSQYTQVIARRVRECRVYSEILPHTTTAAEIRKLGANGVILSGGPASVYAKGAPKVDRKIFALGIPVLGICYGMQLIAHNLGGKVERSTHREYGAGMLTASKGCPLFAKMPARIEVWNSHGDKITKLPTGFTPMGTTENSPHAVIGDPTRGIYGMQFHPEVVHTPRGKEIVANFVHRICGCGDDWTMGSFIEQTCEAIRAQVGEDRVILGLSGGVDSSVAAALLHKAIGDQLTCIFVDNGLIRKGEREAVEKLFGDHFHIKLQVVDASKRFLTKLKGVTDPEKKRKIIGNEFIKVFEQAARELKASVKGSHGYKFLAQGTLYPDVIESVAIGGNPAALIKSHHNVGGLPERMKFQLVEPLRQLFKDEVREVGVELGLPREVVGRQPFPGPGLAVRVLGDLTAEKLRIVRDADVIVIEEMKAADWYYKVWQSFAVLLPCRSVGVMGDERTYDFTIALRIVESQDGMTANWVRVPYELLARISSRIINEVKGVNRVVYDVSSKPPATIEWE
- a CDS encoding Hpt domain-containing protein, giving the protein MTSPAIDWEQLDMIADGFTPDFVEIYREFEIDLPRILKEAANAAAAGDAVQLARAAHQAKGSAANFGFTGFSGVMARIETQAKAGSVAALASEVETAGGVFRESIALVKRERGI